One stretch of Rhodospirillaceae bacterium DNA includes these proteins:
- a CDS encoding SDR family oxidoreductase, which produces MNRLSGKVAIVTGASSGIGRSTAQLFAAEGAKVVVGARRQAELDSLVAEIKAAGGDAIALAGDVVSEDYAQALVALAETTYGGLDIAFNNAGTLGALGPVTEVSEQGFSETLAINLTSAFLGAKHQIPAMRKRGGGSIVFTSTFVGHTVGFPGTAAYAASKSGLIGLTQVLAAEHGPENIRVNAILPGAVDTPMYREMNDTAESQAFLTGLHALKRAGRPEELARSVLYLASDDASFVTGTASLVDGGVSITRT; this is translated from the coding sequence ATGAATCGTTTATCTGGAAAAGTGGCCATCGTGACCGGCGCCAGCTCCGGCATCGGTCGATCGACCGCACAGCTCTTCGCCGCCGAAGGCGCCAAGGTCGTGGTGGGCGCCAGGCGCCAGGCGGAACTGGACAGCCTGGTGGCCGAGATCAAGGCCGCGGGTGGTGACGCCATCGCCTTGGCCGGCGACGTCGTCTCCGAAGACTACGCCCAGGCCCTGGTGGCCCTGGCTGAGACGACCTATGGCGGCCTCGACATCGCCTTCAACAATGCCGGCACCTTGGGCGCCCTCGGGCCGGTGACCGAGGTGAGCGAGCAGGGCTTCTCCGAGACCCTCGCCATCAACCTTACTTCGGCCTTCCTCGGTGCCAAGCATCAGATCCCGGCCATGCGCAAGCGCGGTGGCGGTTCGATCGTCTTCACCTCGACCTTTGTCGGCCATACCGTGGGCTTCCCCGGCACCGCCGCCTATGCCGCCAGCAAATCCGGCCTCATCGGCCTCACTCAGGTGCTGGCCGCCGAACATGGGCCGGAGAATATCCGCGTCAACGCGATCCTGCCCGGCGCCGTCGACACGCCGATGTATCGCGAGATGAACGACACAGCCGAATCCCAGGCCTTCCTCACCGGCCTTCATGCCCTGAAGCGCGCTGGCCGCCCCGAGGAACTCGCCCGCTCGGTGCTTTATCTGGCGTCCGACGACGCAAGCTTCGTCACCGGCACGGCCTCCCTGGTC